From one Planococcus citri chromosome 3, ihPlaCitr1.1, whole genome shotgun sequence genomic stretch:
- the Alg1 gene encoding chitobiosyldiphosphodolichol beta-mannosyltransferase has protein sequence MKRNISVGVVVIGDIGRSPRMQYHAYSLGKEEFDVKILGYNETSCNDKLVKNSQLIHIKPPPLLFANAPRLFHFILKVFWTAFFLFVALIQNGRFHVLLVQNPPAIPSLAVCWLYCLIFRSKLIVDWHNFGYSVLSMSVGPQHLLVKISLIYEKFFGRLSHYNLCVTNAMKEYLKNDWEIEAATLYDKPGPTMLPSISEVEKNDLFHRLSQSYGELERFDSSTAVLISSTSWTEDEDFSILLEALKEYDTSDSEDLPFLICIITGKGPLKNYYQNVIKESIWNRVLIVTPWLEAEDYPRLLASANLGVCLHTSASGLDLPMKIVDMFGCKLPVLAYDYPCLSELLRHNENGMVFENSSQLADQLKQWFRNFPDVQEQHVKFRRNIDKFLETDWHSNWTENALPLFLN, from the exons ATGAAACGAAACATTTCCGTTGGAGTTGTAGTTATTGGAGACATCGGACGTAGTCCTCGGATGCAATACCACGCATATTCACTTGGTAAAGAAGAATTTGATGTCAAAATATTGGGATATAATGAAACAAGCTGTAACGATAAACTTGtgaaaaatagtcaattgaTTCACATCAAACCACCACCTTTATTGTTTGCAA ATGCTCCacgattatttcattttatactgAAAGTTTTCTGGACTGCATTTTTTCTATTCGTTGCTCTGATTCAAAATGGAAGATTTCACGTATTACTCGTTCAGAATCCGCCTGCTATACCCTCATTAGCTGTTTGTTGGTTGTACTgcctgatttttcgatctaAACTAATCGTCGATTGGCATAATTTTGGATACAGTGTTCTTTCAATGAGTGTTGGTCCACAACATTTactggtcaaaatttcattgatttatgagaaatttttcggACGATTATCTCATTATAATCTATGCGTTACCAATGCTATGAAAGaatatctgaaaaatgattgggaaatcga agcTGCTACATTGTATGATAAACCGGGACCTACTATGCTGCCATCAATCTcggaagtagaaaaaaatgatttgtttcATAGACTCTCACAATCGTATGGAGAACTTGAAAGATTCGATAGTTCCACAGCTGTATTGATATCAAGTACAAGTTGGACAGAAGATGAAGACTTTTCCATTTTATTAGAGGCGCTTAAAG AGTATGACACGAGTGATTCTGAAGATCTTCCATTTCTAATATGTATCATAACTGGAAAAGGTcctctgaaaaattattaccaaaatgTGATCAAAGAAAGTATTTGGAATAGAGTTCTGATTGTTACACCATGGCTTGAGGCTGAAGATTATCCACGGTTGCTCG CCAGTGCTAATCTTGGCGTTTGTCTTCACACATCTGCAAGCGGATTAGATCTTCCgatgaaaattgttgatatGTTTGGCTGTAAACTTCCAGTGTTAGCGTACGATTACCCTTG TTTGTCGGAGTTGTTGCGGCATAATGAAAATGGTATGGTTTTCGAAAACTCTTCTCAACTGGCTGACCAACTGAAACAGTGGTTTAGAAATTTTCCTGATGTTCAAGAACAGCACGTCAAATTTCGACGGAACATTGATAAGTTTCTCGAGACTGATTGGCATTCAAATTGGACAGAAAATGCACTACCCTTATTTTTAAACTGA
- the LOC135841525 gene encoding protein prune homolog 2: MESVACIEKENPDKYKKKPDSYSRVSVSSDTSNSADIGDVESKKNVALVIHNDENHLISSSHNNKKTYDQTNNISNSVDLNEIKCEINNVGHDEPSTSGISKELASKLTVLKLPKSELDTSEDEDHSHYETLVSQNFTDVAVTRERPSSLPFHKGKRRVLKISPEDISSPDSPMSDEEMNKYFSPDTDSQDEMENSILEQLHNKIPELTVEEERADMKSWKACTIGGIKRQIDMKVIEPYKRVLSHGGYLTTGSHNAIITFSACFLPHKSRVDYNYVMDNLFFYVLYTLNQLVTDDYVLVYLHGGTPKDCIPKFSWLKRCYQMIDRKLKKNLKALYLVHPTFWLKTLVYMIKPFISSKFSHKMHFIHSLAELYDTLPIEEASIPDKVKQYDRIKLSLRRKEQ, encoded by the coding sequence ATGGAAAGTGTCGCCTGCATCGAAAAGGAAAATCCAGATAAATATAAGAAAAAACCTGATTCCTACTCTAGGGTATCGGTCTCTTCAGATACCTCCAACTCTGCTGATATTGGCGATGTTGAGTCGAAGAAAAATGTCGCGCTCGTTATTCACAACGATGAAAATCATCTCATCTCGAGCAGCCATAACAATAAGAAAACCTACGATCAAACCAATAACATCTCGAACAGCGttgatttgaatgaaataaaatgtgaGATTAATAACGTAGGCCACGACGAACCGTCAACGTCTGGCATCAGCAAAGAACTAGCATCAAAACTGACAGTTTTAAAACTACCAAAATCGGAGTTAGATACTAGCGAAGATGAAGATCACTCGCATTATGAAACATTggtttcacaaaatttcaccgatGTGGCTGTAACTAGAGAACGACCTTCAAGTTTACCATTTCATAAAGGTAAACGTcgcgttttaaaaatatcaccTGAAGACATATCGAGTCCAGACAGTCCCATGAGTGACgaagaaatgaataaatatttcagTCCAGACACAGATTCGCAAgatgaaatggaaaattctatTTTAGAACAGTTACACAATAAAATTCCCGAATTAACTGTGGAAGAAGAAAGAGCTGATATGAAAAGCTGGAAAGCTTGCACCATTGGAGGAATCAAGAGGCAGATTGATATGAAAGTAATTGAGCCTTATAAAAGAGTTTTATCTCATGGCGGTTATCTGACGACCGGTTCTCATAACGCCATTATAACTTTCAGCGCTTGTTTTCTACCTCATAAAAGTCGTGTTGATTATAATTACGTGAtggataatttatttttttacgttttatacACTCTGAATCAGCTGGTAACCGATGATTATGTGTTAGTATATCTGCACGGAGGTACGCCTAAAGATTGCATTCCTAAATTTTCTTGGCTTAAGAGGTGCTATCAGATGATCgataggaaattgaaaaaaaatctaaaagctTTATATTTAGTACATCCTACTTTCTGGCTGAAAACTCTAGTCTACATGATTAAACCTTTTATTAGTTCAAAATTCAGCCATAAAATGCATTTTATTCATAGTCTCGCCGAGCTCTACGATACTTTACCTATTGAAGAAGCCAGTATACCAGATAAAGTTAAGCAATATGATAGAATTAAGTTGAGCTTGCGGCGTAAAGAGCAATAA
- the LOC135841527 gene encoding uncharacterized protein LOC135841527, with the protein MAALCSFVVSLRNVSKVISKEGIWSVCSVNRVRIVQLPIKRRFNSDSNNKGGKEDNPNFFLGVPINEFRTVHSFKLGEGEDSDPEKVAVHFVRDLSKDYEMQCEGLRKFLSTIDPAEREDLLIHLLANARLKNDDLALDKETLITSEVLKQQLFVANLWKKRKFLNAPVLDDDSRERLESFFMHRDDIVSAVEPDSTYTYDDADDDRKVPEKFCWYYNTVRRIIEYY; encoded by the exons ATGGCTGCATTATGCAGTTTCGTGGTTTCTCTACGCAACGTATCGAAG GTGATTTCCAAAGAAGGGATATGGTCGGTTTGCTCAGTTAATCGGGTTAGGATCGTTCAGTTACCCATAAAGCGAAG ATTCAACAGCGACAGTAATAATAAAGGAGGAAAAGAAGacaatcctaatttttttctaggagtGCCG ATTAATGAATTTCGGACTGTTCATAGTTTCAAGTTGGGCGAAGGCGAAGATTCAGATCCAGAAAAAGTAGCTGTACATTTTGTTCGTGACTTGAGTAAAGACTATGAAATG CAATGCGAAGGTCTTCGAAAATTCTTGTCCACTATTGATCCCGCTGAAAGAGAAGATTTGTTGATTCACTTGCTAGCAAATGCTcgactgaaaaatgatgatttggCGTTGGATAAA GAAACATTAATTACGAGTGAGGTACTGAAACAACAGCTGTTCGTGGCAAACTTGTGGAAAAAGCGAAAGTTTTTAAATGCGCCTGTCTTGGATGATGATAGTCGTGAACGATTGGAGTCTTTTTTTATGCATCGAGATGATATCGTGTCTGCTGTGGAGCCTGATTCTACGTACACGTATGATGATGCAGATGATGACAGAAAAGTTCCTGAAAAATTCTGTTGGTACTATAATACTGTGAGACGAATAATCGAAtactattaa
- the LOC135841528 gene encoding probable ubiquitin-conjugating enzyme E2 W-B: MASPSPSERRLQKELSALMKDPPPGVSVDANAIYQNLSLWNVHMKGADGTLYQGEDFQLQFRFSSKYPFDSPEVMFVGDNIPVHPHVYSNGHICLSILTDDWSPALSVQSVCLSIISMLSSCKEKKRPPDNSFYVKTCNKNPKKTKWWYHDDSV; the protein is encoded by the exons ATGGCAAGTCCATCTCCCTCTGAG AGACGTCTGCAAAAAGAATTATCAGCTTTGATGAAAGATCCTCCACCGGGAGTTTCGGTCGATGCTAATGCTATTTATCAGAATTTAAGCTT ATGGAACGTTCACATGAAAGGAGCCGATGGCACTCTGTATCAAGGTGAAGATTTTCAATTACAGTTCCGATTTAGTTCCAAGTATCCATTCGATTCGCCGGAG GTCATGTTTGTAGGAGATAATATACCGGTACATCCGCATGTGTACAGTAATGGTCATATTTGTTTATCAATTTTAACGGACGATTGGTCGCCAGCTTTGTCTGTGCAGTCTGTATgtctttcaattatttcaatgcTCAGCAGTTGTAAAGAAAAG AAAAGACCTCCCGATAATTCGTTTTACGTGAAAACTTGTAATAAAAATCCCAAGAAAACCAAATGGTGGTATCATG acgatTCGGTGTGA
- the LOC135841526 gene encoding enoyl-CoA delta isomerase 1, mitochondrial-like: MFRLRNFLVLKNCKFYSTDKKLIDLKTDEKTRISTLSLQKSPVNSLSTPFLAELGNIFDELETSKSTKGLIVTSNIPNIYSAGLDLMEFYQTDEKRLEAFWTTLQNTWLKIYTTSFPTVAVINGHAVAGGCLLAMSCEYRVMAGPNYTIGLNEAKIGINAPFWFIDVMKTLIGDRKTESAVLSGEMFPAEKALSIGLVDKVVQNVPDALNEANTYLQNAISLIPDSRAIMKRDCRRDVVEKFLKGRKEELKFIVGNVLLPQNQERFKVYFESMKKKK; this comes from the exons ATGTTTCGTTTAAGAAACTTTCTggttttaaaaaactgtaagTTTTATTCGACTGATAAGAAATTAATAGAtctaaaaactgatgaaaaaactA GAATAAGTACCCTTTCTCTACAGAAATCTCCTGTAAATAGTTTAAGTACACCATTTTTAGCCGAATTGGGAAATATTTTCGATGAACTAGAAACTAGTAAATCGACGAAAGGATTGATTGTAACTTCC AATATCCCTAATATTTATTCCGCTGGACTggatttgatggaattttatcaaactgatgAGAAACGATTGGAAGCATTTTGGACCACTTTACAAAATACGTGGCTGAAAATCTATACTACATCTTTTCCTACGGTCGCCGTCATAAAT gGTCATGCTGTAGCTGGCGGTTGCTTACTTGCAATGAGTTGTGAATACAGAGTAATGGCAGGTCCCAATTACACTATTGGTTTGAATGAGGCCAAGATTGGCATAAATGCTCCATTTTG GTTTATAGACGTTATGAAGACTTTAATAGGTGATAGGAAGACTGAAAGTGCCGTTCTATCAGGTGAAATGTTTCCTGCTGAAAAAGCTCTGTCAATTGGATTAGTTGATAAAGTTGTTCAAAATGTGCCTGATGCTCTAAATGAAGCCAATACCTATTTGCAAAATGCTATATCTCTTATTC CTGACAGTCGAGCAATAATGAAACGAGATTGTAGAAGAGATGTCGTCGAGAAATTTCTAAAGGGTAGAAAGGAGGAACTGAAATTCATTGTAGGAAACGTTTTGCTACCACAGAATCAAGAAAGGTTCAAAGTTTATTTTGAGTccatgaagaagaaaaaataa